GCCTCGGTCAGTATTCTAAAACCATGACCTGCCCATTTTAAACGGGTGAACTGTATGCCACGTGAATAATACgtcaataaagttgtttttagagtcagagagagaaacaaagtggCAAAATACCAACAACTGGGGACTCCAGAGGAAGGGTGTGCGAGTGTTCACCTATCGTTATGTCCAGTCTGTCCGTAACAAAGGTTTGCTTTTTCATAGCTGAGTGGATGCTCTGCTTGGCGAATGAGGAGGTAGACAAAATCAATAAACCCCCCAAAAGTCCGCAAACCTTCAGTCAAGGGACACGCACCTGGCTGGGAGGTGTCCGTCCAGCCCCTCTTGGCGCGCACGCAGTAATCCCACCGGGTGTTGGGGTCCTTGACAAACCTTCCGATGTCTCTGAAGAGTTCGCAGAAGGACATGTGGCTGGCCTGGTGGACCGTGTAGTAGAGGAGGGCGGCCCTCCACAGAAAGGGGTCTTTTCTAAACAGGACACTGTGGATGCTGGCCAGTCCCTCCTCCGTGGGGTTGTTGGGCTTCAGCTCGTGTTTCCTACGGCCCGTCCAACTGCTCCACGGCTGCTGGAGGTTGTTGATGCCTCGGAAATAATGTGTGCCTACGGAGGAAGGGGCACGTGAGCACGAGAAGTGCCTCCTCACTTCAGTGCTCTACCAAAGGGACTCCGTCAGCAGCTCTGAACCCCAAGTCAgcaggaaggagagcaggagCTGACCGTAGGCCTTGCTCGAAGGAGCACTCTGCCTTCCGAAGGCTCTCACGTCTCTTTGGAAGAGGTCTAACTCTTgtagcagtttcatttttttatgtgtgtatttttccgaagttagaagcagggaggcagtcagactcccgcttgtgccggaccaggatcatagccccccctccccgcccgcaacccaccagggggtgatgctctgcccatctggggcgttgctctattgtggccggagccattctagtgtctgaggcagaggccatggagccgtcctcagcacctgggccaactttgctccaatggagccttggctgcaggatgggaagagagagagaggaaggagagggggaggggtggagaagcagatgggcacttgtcctgtgtgccctgaccgggaattgaacccgggactcccacacggcaggccgacgctctacctctgagccaaccagccagggccacagtttctttttttaaagggaagaacCATAGACTTGATGTTTAAAAAGAATCTCAGAGCTCATGTAATTCAGTTCCTTCAGTTTAAGGTCCAGGAACTGAAGTCCTTGGGGTTAAATGACCTTTTAAGCTCAATAGGCTGCACAGTACCCTAAAAATCCCGCCTGAAATGAGACATGAATCATTGTTGCTCTAGTTCAAGTGAAACCTAACTACTCCATGACTTTTGGCCAAATACTCCGAAGAAAGCCCCATATGAACGAGCAGTTCTGCGAGGCTGACCTCTGGAGTCTGGGACGGGCAGTGGAGAGGGCTGCCCTACCTATTTCGTGCCTCAGCATGCCCTCCAGCCAGTGCTCACGCGCGGTGGAGACGTTGATGGTCAGCGTGGGGCAGCCATTCACGACCGTCATGGACGCCCGGGAGAGCAGGTCCTCGGTGAGATGGACCACAATCTAGGCGGCACCAGGAAACATACTCACATGTGTATACAAACAGAATGTAAGGAGGGGTTAAAAACAACGGTCCCCCATACGAAcaccttttccttttgtttccacgACCCCGACTCTCCCAGAAACCAAGGAGATGAGCTGCAGGGTCAGCAGCTATGACCCTTCCAGCTGTGAGCCTCCAGGCCCGCCGGGGCCTCCGCTGGACTGGAAGCCGCGCGCGAGGCTGTGCTGAGCAGACCGGACTGAGCCGCCCCTGTGCTCACAGGCAGGCCCCCGGTGCACAGGGAGGCACAGGGCAGAGGCCTGGACAGACAGGACCGAGCCGCCCCTCTGTGCTCACAGGCAGGCCCCCGGTGCACGGGGAGGCGCACGGCAGAGGCCTGGGAAGACAGCACCGAGCCGCCCCTCTGTGCTCACAGGCAGGCCCCCGGTGCACCGGGAGGCGCACGGCAGAGGCCTGGGCAGACAGGGCAGAGCCGCCCCTCTGTGCTCACAGGCAGGCCCCCGGTGCACGGGGAGGCGCAGGGAAGAGGCCTGGGCAGACAGGGCAGAGCCGCCCCTCTGTGCTCACAGGCAGGCCCCCGGTGCACGGGGAGGCGCAGGGAAGAGGCCTGGGCAGACAGGGCAGAGCCGCCCCTCTGTGCTCACAGGCAGGCCCCCGGTGCACGGGGAGGCGCAGGGAAGAGGCCTGGGCACACTGGGCCAGAGCGTATTTCAAGCCCGAATACCAGGGACTGGCTTCTCATAGGGGAGGCCACTGGGGCACTCTCTTTGTTAACAGGCTTCATAAAGCAATTCAGTGCAACAGAAAATTGGACTTACAGTACTTAGAAAGATGGGTGACTAATTTCAGGAGCCAAATAGGGTTGGATAACAAAACCCGCAGCCACAAGCACGGGCACGCGGGGGCTAAGGGGCCCGTGGCGGACCCTTGGGCGACCCGCTCTCACGCAGGGCTCCTACCTCACCCATGCAGCCTTCTTTCATCATGTACTTCCTGACGTGGCCCCAGATGCGTGTTTTAGACAGCAGGCTGCCCCCTGTGGCCTGCTCGAACTTTTCATAGCTCCCGTATTTCTGCAGAGTCAGCTCCATGATATTGATGgactggaagaggaagaggaagaggaagtgggGGTGAGCAGTCTCCAGTATTCAGCACCTAACCGGCAGACCACCCAAACCTCTACCGACGACCGACGGTGACGTATAAATCAAATGTAACATACACATACGTGGAATACCACTGGACAACAGCAAGCACTGGTACAGGCTATGACATGGGGGAATCTTGCAAACGTGACGCTGAGTAAAAGAAGCTTGTTACAAAGGACCACACACTCTATGATCCCATTTATCTGAAATTTCCAGGACAGGCAAATCcaccaagaggaaggagatggtGTTGCCCAGGGCCGGGAGGTTGGTGGGACATGGTGAGTCGTTTCTAATGGGGACGGGGTTtccttttgggggtgatgaaatgtCCTCGAGTTTGACAGTGGTGATGGCTGCAGAATTCTAGCCACCCTGAAATCCCCGATGGCGCAATTCAGACGGGTGACCTGTAAGGCGTGTGGCTTTTACCTAATAAAGCcgtctttaaaaaaggaatagcCATCAAGTAGCACCAAGTAACGTTTAAACCACTcactcagaaaatgaaaaatctctctATAAAATGTTCAGCATTGTCTTGgataaaataaactttctgaaGAAATCTCCACATTCTGTTGAAAGATTTGCTTTCGGTGTACTTGCTGGTTCTGTTGACTGTTTAGCAGTCTGGACATCTGACCATCAGTCACGAGCCACTTCAACCGTCCGTGCTAAAACACTATCTCCCCCTCAGCTGCCGTCCTCACTCGGTGAACCGGGATGTGCACCAGGACACCTAGGTCCTCACTCGGTGAAACGGGATGTGCACCAGGACACCCAGGTCCCCACTCGGTGAAACGGGATGTGCACCAGGACACCTAGGTCCTCACTCGGTGAAACGGGATGTGCGCCAGGACACCTAGGTCCTCACTCGGTGAACCGGGATGTGCACCAGGACACCTAGGTCCTCACTCGGTGAAACGGGATGTGCACCAGGACACCCAGGTCCTCACTCGGTGAAACGGGATGTGCACCAGGACACCTAGGTCCTCACTCGGTGAAACGGGATGTGCACCAGGACACCTAGGTCCTCACTCGGTGAAACGGGATGTGCACCAGGACACCCAGGTCCCCACTCGGTGAAACGGGATGTGCACCAGGACACCTAGGTCCTCACTCGGTGAAACGGGATGTGCGCCAGGACACCCAGGGCCCCACTCGGTGAACCGGGATGTGCACCAGGACACCTAGGTCCCCACTCGGTGAACCGGGATGTGCACCAGGACACCCAGGTCCCCACTCGGTGAACCGGGATGTGCACCAGGACACCTAGGTCCTCACTCGGTGAAACGGGATGTGCACCAGGACACCCAGGTCCCCACTCGGTGAAACGGGATGTGCGCCAGGACACCTAGGTCCTCACTCGGTGAAACGGGATGTGCGCCAGGACACCTAGGTCCTCACTCGGTGAAACGGCATATGCACCAGGACACCCAGGTCCCCACTCGGTGAAACGAGATGTGCGCCAGGACACCTAGGTCCTCACTCGGTGAAACGGGATGTGCACCAGGACACCCAGGTCCCCACTCGGTGAAACGGGATGTGCACCAGGACACCCAGGGCAGCAGAAAGCCTGGGAGGCACAGGCCTGGTTTCCCGCGGGCGTGCCCCCTTCACCAACTGTGAGGTCTTGGGTGTGTCACTGTACCTTTCTCGGGGTTAGTTTCATCACTGGCAAAATGGAGACAAAAATCTCTGTCCTACTTACCTCACAGGCTCGTTGTGAGGacaaaatgaggcacagagacagagagaaaaagagagagtagggaggggaagacagaaatgTATTTTGTAATCTATCTCCTGTATAACTGGGTACAgcatttaagttttaaaacaattaaatgcTGGGTTTTGATTTTAGAACTTAAGATAATTGGTTTGACCTCCATCTAATCCCAACCCCACCTTTAGAGTAAATTCTACCATctagaccccccacccccaacactgaACAGCCTGGGGCAGTGGTCGGCacactcattagtcagcagagccaaatatcaactgtacaatgattgaaatttcttttgagagccaaatcttttaaacttaaattacataggtaggtacactgttattattaacttaattagggtactccgcAGCTGGCCagagagccgcactcaaggggccaaagagccacatgtggctcgcgggctgccgtttgccgaccactggccttcaGTCCTGTTCTCCAGGCCAGTGTTCCCAAATGGTTTCTTATGGAGAAGTGTTGACAAGCTATCATTTTAAAAAGGGCCCCACGGCCAGGTGTGTTTGGAATACTGGGCTACACATCGGGGCTGGTGGATGGCAGGCACACTGgcgggtggggaagggagaggtgagggaTTGGGAACAGCTCAGGGATGCAGATTCCGTCTCGCCAACTCTGAGGACAGAAGGATACTCGAGCTGTTTTGTAGGAGAGACCCTGGTCAGAGAGGAACCTGAGAATGCACCCAGGCAGGTTTTCAAAGGCAAATCAACAAAAGTGTCCTTTCACTGAGTCATCAAGGTCAGCCCTTCCTCCAAGGACAATCTGATGGGGTGCTTCTATCGGGCTGTAAGAAAATCTCCCTTGCTAGCTAGGCTAAGAAACGAACCCACTTCTCCAGTCTAATACACAACATGACTTTGGAACATACTAAACTAAAAACAATCTTTTGAAAAATCTTATccctttagggcagtggtctgcaaactcattagtcagcagagccaaatatcaactgtacaatgattgaaatttcttttgagagccaaattttttaaacttaaactatataggtaggtacatttctgattgaggtagcgcctgcacgtggtattttgtggaagagccacactcaaggggccaaagagccgcatgtggctcgtgagctgtggtttgctgaccagggctttAGGGTATCTGTGCAAGTTTTGATTTGCTAAACAGAACATTGTGTCCCCCAGGGAGGGCGAGGTGTAATTTAAAGGAGCCTTGCTTTGCCCTGTCCTGCTTGTTCACACAATGTGACGTCTACCAAGATAAAATACCATTAATCAAAACTTAGCCGTAAAGAAATTTTACGTTAAGACATCCTGCTATCAGTGAAGGCATATGGTTTCCAATTAAATTGTTTctatcaaaacaaaaaatgaacatgTATCTTGCTTTGGAATACATAATCTTATGTATTATGCATGTGTTTTAATACAATAGTAGATTGCCTAGTTCACTTAGGCTGTAAactttaaaagcaaaacattgtTTCCCAAGGACCATATTTCAAAGCCATAATGTGATGCTGATCAGTGGCCTCGCCAGGTGCAGCTTACGCCTGACACACCTGGTGAGTCAGTGGTGAGGGACGCCGCGTGGGGTGCGGGCGGCCACCGACAGGCTCTCGCTGTCTGGACCGCTTCTGTTTGTGGACGGAGTTAGCCGCCAACACTTACAGACGTCAGGTGTGCGTGTGAAACCCCGGTGTCCAGTCTTCTCTTGACAATCAGGAAGAGGGGCCGGCACCAGGTGCCCGCGGTCGCTCAGATTAGCCGCAGTCTGGTTTCCGGTCTGCCGGTGCCTGGCCAGCTCTCTGCAACCACGTATGACCCCTGCTCAGACCCTCACGGGCATCGGACTCTCCACATAACCTCACCGTATGGTTTGCTAACTTGGTAAACAAAAccggaatttatttttttttttttttaatttttatttttttatttttctgaagctagaaactgggagagacagtcagacagactcccacatgcacccgaccaggatccacctggcacgcccaccagggggcgatgctctgcccctccggggcgtcgctctactgcaaccagagccactctagcgcctggggcagaggccaaggagccatccccagtgcccaggccatctttgctccaatggagcctcggctgcgggaggggaagagagacacagagaggaaggagaggggcaggggtggagaagcaaatgggcgcttctcctgtgtgccctggccgggaatcaaacctgggacttctacatgccaggccaacgctctaccactgagccaaccggccagggcccggaatttattttctaacaatGAAGCTGGTCCATGGAGGCACGTGCTTTGGATACCTGAGCTCCATAAATCAAAATGCAACCCCCCGCCACAGGACGCTGCCACACTGCATCCGTGCGGGAGAGGGGCTGCCGTCCGAATCACAGTCCttccattctgtctgtctgcAACACCCGAGATTTCAGTCACTCGGCAGAGCTACCCGGGTAGTGTGGAGCCATTAACTTCTGTTAACTTTAGgtaataaagaaattttaggaCACTATAATTATACAAGCAGAACAGTTTCATGTCAGTTATATGGAtgtagaagatatatatatatatatatcaagtaaTATCCTAACTCTTAAATAACATGGTTATGATGGAAATGGCTTTTCTAAGCCGTcaaacacctttttaaaaaatgagctgtTTCTTGCAATTTTCTTTCTCAACTCCCACCACAGCTACACGGTTTTGTGTATGGACATATCTTTCTATAAGAAatcaagggccctggccagttggctcagcggtagagcctcagcctggcgtgcgggggacccgggttcgattcccggccagggcacataggagaagtgcccatttgcttctccaccccccccttcctctctgtctctctcttcttctcccgcagccaaggctccattggagcaaagatggcccgggcgctggggatggctccttggcctctgccccaagcgctagagtggctctggtcgcggcagagcgacaccccggaggggcagagcattgccccctggtgggcagagcgtcgcccctggtgggcgtgccgggtagatcccggtcgggcgcatgcgggagtctgtctgactgcctccccgtttccagcttcagaaaaatacaaaaaaaaaaaaaaagaaatcaagaatatgTGACCTTTGAAGTGTTACTGTTATTAGAGCATTTATGCTCCATAAAATgatcacattttatattttatataaatattttattgtgttcttgagaCATCACTTTATTCTGCACCGTGCCCGCACACTTCTAGTACCCGAGGGTCTGTGACATCCGTCTTCGCCCACACTGACAGTCCTCAACACTcaaccctcctctctcctctctcctaacTGCTTCTTTCCCCCACAGGTTACAGTGCCAGATGCCTGGAACCAAGTCAAAGGTTCAAAAAGCCTTCTCCTTTATAAATCAATTCAGTAGTCTGTTTCCACTGAGATGTCTGATTTTAGACACCACTTCCTTCTACAGCCCCCTTCTCATGCTGctgttggcttttctcttcctgcttttaCTTCTGTTCCGGCGCTCACTATGGTACCGACGCCAGTGCAGGCCTGCTGGCTGATGGGGCCTCGTCACCGCAGGGGAGCTGGGCACTGGGGCGCCCACAGCTTCCCAAGGAGGGGCAGGGAACGGTCCTTCCATTTGAGCTAACCCATACAAATGTTTCCTTTCATTACTGTGggcaataaaaaatttagaagatattttatcgctacatattcattctgaaatatccctTTTGTGAGCAGCGTATTTATAGTTCCGTCACGGAAAGTGAGAGCAGTGTGCTGCCACACGCATGTGTAAGGAAGCGGTGTGGGGACAGACCCCGAGGACTCGCCTCACTCCTCTGGATCATTTTCTCAATGGCTGCATTACGAGTACCACACCTTGTGTGAGGGACTACGGTCAGGTGTAAGTTCTCCGCACAGAGTAAAGGGCAAATACTAAGTGCTCTATCAGTGCTGGTTGTAACCTGTCACATGCTGATGGTTATGTGACTCTGTCCCtaaatttcaaaacaattttaatgAACTAACAGCGCAGCAAGGGCCCTGAAAAAATATAGTGTCAACAATTCCGTGATAAACACAAGCATGTGGGAAACAAGCGTGCTTTCTGGTCAGGCTTCCCAGCTACCTCAATGCTAACTTCCTACTACTAACTCAGCACGTGCTTAATTTACTTGACTTTCCATACAAATATACCACTAAAAAGTGTTAGAGAAGTAGTATGATGGCCAAGGAGAACCCCATGTTACGGTATTCATGGTAAATATGAACCCTATTGTGTCAATGAAGGACCCAGGTGCAGTCTGTCAACGACACCCACTGGGATTGTGCAACTCAGCGACCCTTTGGGAAgccaggcctttagcagaccaggAATCTCAAACTGACAGTAAATGTGGCCCAAAGGGATGTTCTCTTTGGAcagtagtttttctttctctaaaatcaatgtagATGGCTTTACGAGATCAACTTAAACCCACCACTCCCAGTTCTCACGTCCAGTAAAGTCTGGAGGGAACCGCAGTGTCCACCCGCCTCCTTCTGCGGGGTCCCACGGGCGCAGTCGGCTGCCCAGCAGCTGAGCTGGAAAAAAGCTGTCTACACTGAGGAAAGCGGTCCCAGATTCCGCATGCAGGGTCTTCCTCGGTGTAGACAACGCTTTACGCACGCACGCCTTCTTCCAGAGCACCCCCACGCCCAGCACATTCTAAAATGCCAGCCTCCGACAGGAAAGGTGTTCAACACAAGACATCCTGCTTGCGCAGTTCAGGCAAAGCAAGCCGCTCTTATGTGGGAACGTTTAGTTTCGGCAGAGAAAACTGTTTACCAGTCAATCCCAGATACCAGGCCATCCTGCAGCAGTTCCTTCTGAGATCAGCAGCTTCAGGCCCGCTATGTCCAAACCCCCTATGCGCGGCCACTAACCAGGGTCTCTACCCTATACCCCAAAGCCTTACTACTCTCACAGGAAAGCTCCCCACCAATGATCCCCTCTGCTCCAGTTGTAACAACTCGGGCTGGGGCCGGAAGGACATCACGTTAGAACCCACCAAGTTCCGCACAGGAAGTTAAGCATGTTTTATGGAGGCCTTGTTCTGATCAGTCTCCTTTATTGGATTAAAGTGGTCTGAATGGGACATCTGGCATTTGTTGAGAGCAATGTCCCAAACGGTGGCATTTAAAGGACAAGCCAGCCAGGAGCTTGAGCTGTTTAGAAGTCTTATGCACCCCAAGTGTAAGCTGTGCCTCCCAAGTCGGAATGGGTTAAGATGCAGCACGCAGAACCACAGGCCCAGGGGAGTCGTTCTCAGCCTGTGGGGCTGCCGGTGCTTCCCGACCACCCCCAGAGGAAGGAGACAATGTTCGGGCTGCCGGTGCTTCCCGACCACccccagagaaaggagagaatgtTCGGCTGCTGGTGCTTCCCGACCACccccagaggaaggagagaatgtTCGGCTGCTGGTGCTTCCCGACCACCCCCAGAGAAAGGAGACAATGTTCGTCTTGACTAAACGGGGGGGATCTCTCCCAggggcaggggttgggggtggactCCAAGTTAAAAGGACGAGTGGAAAAAATCTCAGCCATTTCTTTCAGCActaagaagggaaaaaaacaaacagctttttaataattataaactttaaataagTGAGATTCCCGTTCAATCAACTGCAAtttccacacaaaaaaaaaaccccacaaaatgattgccaaaataagaacaaaaacaatagcTGGCGTTCAAAATTAAAGTTTAGCACAATCTcagcatatttaaataaaaagcaattgcCCATTAAAAAACAGAGATGCAGGAGAAAAGGTTTCTTCTAGCAAAGGGAAATAAATAgcaatattaaaatgattttaatcttaaaataagcTTTACAGAATGGCTTTAAAAGACTGGTCAGATTCCATGTcgttaataataacaaaatctgCTGGCCACAAACCCAAAGAACTGTATTGTAGAAAGATGCTAAAAGAGGGCCCCCACTACAGGAAGCGGGGCCACGCGGTGTGACTGGCCTACCTACAGACGCTCGGCCACTGGTGGAGCCACGCTGAACCTGACGCGTCACGAGAGCTCGCACAGTCAGCGTGACCCAGCGGAGTCCGCCCCACAGACCGGCAACCTCTCCTCAGTACCTGAGGTAGATCTGGAAGTGGGTCAGCCCTCTGAGTAGTGCGAACgctcatgtacgtcctcgtgcctcctgaccatccagagtgcgACTGTAcgtgtgtaaggcaacattaagaaaaggcaaatgtaggatcttcttgtttccataaactggctatcaaacaaacatgattttaagtaaataaaactggaactggaactaatttcatttttggaagaAACCTCACTTGCgggggggtcagcgagcatgaaagaAGGGACGCCTCAAAGGGCCAAGCACACACAGCGGAGTGCTGGGTGTCTAATGAGCAAGCTGGGAAGTGGTGATCCCTCACTCACACAGGATTGCTGAGTCTGAAGATAACTTTAaaaacttcattattttcttcttcaaatatttgatgatgatgataaactAGGTCAGTGCAGCACTAACAAGTTCCTGGGCAGTATCAGGCCGAGGTCCCCACACTGCCGACGGGGCCCTGAGCAAGCTGGGACCGTGTACGACAGGAGAACCAGAGCCGCACGCCCCCTCTGCGGGCGCAGAGCCAGGCAGGGCACCGGGGACCCCACTTGTCTGCGGGCTCACTCACGGGCCACCAGGTGTCATCCCCAGTGACAGCTCGGAGCCAGAATCTGAGGCTCTCTTCCTAATACAGTGGCTCCCTGCCGCAGTCTATAAATCGATCCTTTACAGAGCCTCGTCAGTGCAAAGGAGTTTACATAGAGCCTATGCCACTTACCTGGGGACTTCTTGTCACATGTACACATGTTCTGGGTGGGAGTTAACTACAACATGCTAACAactggaatatttttaaagtcttttttctttttataaaattgtaaataCTCGTCTTAGCCACATAAACACGAAATAGCACTACTGACAGAGCATTTTACCTGCTTGAGAAACCGGTCGGACACGTTGCAGTGCTTGGCGAGCACGCCCGGCAGAGAGGGGTTGGCATACTCAAACTGAGGGTTGTACGTAAAGTCCGACTTGAAGAATCTCAGTTTTTCCTTCTCCAAGTTGGTGGGCTTTATAGCAGTCAGTATGCAAAAT
Above is a window of Saccopteryx bilineata isolate mSacBil1 chromosome 7, mSacBil1_pri_phased_curated, whole genome shotgun sequence DNA encoding:
- the MATCAP2 gene encoding putative tyrosine carboxypeptidase MATCAP2 isoform X3 — translated: MLESIRVTGNNIVLPPKPKTKVRRRHFSTLPKPKPQSQPQLSRSFEKGDDFSGRRFCILTAIKPTNLEKEKLRFFKSDFTYNPQFEYANPSLPGVLAKHCNVSDRFLKQSINIMELTLQKYGSYEKFEQATGGSLLSKTRIWGHVRKYMMKEGCMGEIVVHLTEDLLSRASMTVVNGCPTLTINVSTAREHWLEGMLRHEIGTHYFRGINNLQQPWSSWTGRRKHELKPNNPTEEGLASIHSVLFRKDPFLWRAALLYYTVHQASHMSFCELFRDIGRFVKDPNTRWDYCVRAKRGWTDTSQPGCFSKDQVYLDGILRLLRHRETIDFPLLTALGKVSYEDVDRLKGLAVTENTRVPHFLQDQARYMEHLERIMEVNELTDRELSDLIC
- the MATCAP2 gene encoding putative tyrosine carboxypeptidase MATCAP2 isoform X4, producing MELTLQKYGSYEKFEQATGGSLLSKTRIWGHVRKYMMKEGCMGEIVVHLTEDLLSRASMTVVNGCPTLTINVSTAREHWLEGMLRHEIGTHYFRGINNLQQPWSSWTGRRKHELKPNNPTEEGLASIHSVLFRKDPFLWRAALLYYTVHQASHMSFCELFRDIGRFVKDPNTRWDYCVRAKRGWTDTSQPGCFSKDQVYLDGILRLLRHRETIDFPLLTALGKVSYEDVDRLKGLAVTENTRVPHFLQDQARYMEHLERIMEVNELTDRELSDLIC
- the MATCAP2 gene encoding putative tyrosine carboxypeptidase MATCAP2 isoform X2, translating into MLESIRVTEKLHWPEQELAKKSILNAEEPLATGSTRSISRLPPGVLKDIFTTGTSSYNVLLQSKEEKKHHLQKQSSCTYSKRCRKPSKSASSSRSKDRKMKTPVPVMSSGNNIVLPPKPKTKVRRRHFSTLPKPKPQSQPQLSRSFEKGDDFSGRRFCILTAIKPTNLEKEKLRFFKSDFTYNPQFEYANPSLPGVLAKHCNVSDRFLKQSINIMELTLQKYGSYEKFEQATGGSLLSKTRIWGHVRKYMMKEGCMGEIVVHLTEDLLSRASMTVVNGCPTLTINVSTAREHWLEGMLRHEIGTHYFRGINNLQQPWSSWTGRRKHELKPNNPTEEGLASIHSVLFRKDPFLWRAALLYYTVHQASHMSFCELFRDIGRFVKDPNTRWDYCVRAKRGWTDTSQPGCFSKDQVYLDGILRLLRHRETIDFPLLTALGKVSYEDVDRLKGLAVTENTRVPHFLQDQARYMEHLERIMEVNELTDRELSDLIC